The DNA sequence CAAAGTATTTTAATTCAGGTTGCGCTTTTAACTCTTTGGGGAGTATTTGGGGATGCAGGTCTTTCCTGCCTTGTACCTCCTTTGTTCTGAATACAGTTCTCTGAACTCAGGTGTGAACAACTGGCTCAACTTAGACCTGAGACAAACCTTAGACTCTGCCCAGAGTGCCTGGCCATCCTAAGGGTGTGCAACACAAGTAACATGTGTCCTATGTCATAATACAACAGCATTCGGTATCTGGAGTATGCCAGGAGGCTACAAAAGAAGAATAGCAGCTGAACTTTGTATTTCTTTTAAGTtggttttatttgaaaataaactGCTGTCTCCATGTTATGGAACAAAGCCCCAATGGCTCCTTTTCCCTTGCCAAGCCATTTGCAATCGCATTGACCAAGGAGTGGAATGGAAAGGAGGACTGCTTAGGGGAGGGGCTCTCAAGTGGAGGTTGCAACCCCAGGGGTGTTGTGAGCAGCTTGAAAGGGGCTTGCAGAGCTCTGAAGACTCAGGTTCCATCCAGGAATCTCCAGGTTGGGCTGGGGAAGACCTTGgtctgaagccctggaaagctgctgccaggaagtgtaggcaatactgagctaggtggaggtgtttgaaaaagatgctatttattttactcagcccattgtgttcagtaagatatCAGCTGCAACCCTTTCTTACTCATCGGAAATAAACTGACAATTGTCTTACTCTAGGGGTTCTCAAAGTTTTGGTCACAAGCAGCTGTAATATAGAGGTGTCATGTAAATGTATGTATTATTTTTCAGGTCTCAAAGATTGAGAACCCCTGGATTAGATGGTGTTGGCGAAATTTGGGGGGGAGGTCCCCTTGAGGTCTATTGAGGCCTTTTGGTGGAAAAACTCTCTCGCACTTATTAGTAGGGCTtaacaatatttttacttacctctcccaggctgtctggtttaATCACGCTTGGagctttcactgtttagaagccgcaaGGAACCCTGAAAGcgctccacagggttccccacacaccctggaccctgggagcacataaggttagttgaaaaatagccccgcCTTCCCTCgcaggggcgcgatcctggggatcgctttgctgcccctcTGCCCCCGCCTCCGCAAAGATTTACCccagggagtaaatctcccgggaagcttgagaaacactgctatagcctaatgggttctgaggtgtctgtgacagatcaggagagagatcttggggtgcttgtggacagctagATGAAAATGTCACCCTATGTGCAAtggcggtgaagaaggctaattccatgcttgggatcattagaaaaggtattgagaataaaacggctaatattataatgccttgtacagtaaggtcacacctggagcattgcgtccagttctggtcaccacatctcaaaaatatatagtgaaaatggaaaaggtgcagaagagaacaaccaaaatgattactaggctggggtacctcccttatgaggaaaggctacagtcttTGGGGTTCTTTAGTCTAAAGCCTCCAGAgaggggacatgtttgagacatacaaaactatgcaggagatggataaagtgaatagtcgggtgttctttttcctctcatacaACACAGAAtgaagggacatccactaaaagtgagtgttgggagagttaggacagacagaagaaaacatttccttacccagcatgaaattagtctatggaactccataccacaggaagtgatgatggcatctagcctggatgcctttaaaaggggattggacaaatttctgaaggaaaagttcacaaCAAGTttcaagccgtgatgggtatgtgcaagctctggactttagaagtaggctacctcagaatgccagatgcaagggagggcaccaggatgcagagatcttgttgtcttgtgtgtttcctgaggcatttggtgggccacagtgagatacaggaagctggactagatgggcttttggcctgattcagctgggttcttcttatgttcttatgtttagacTGGAAAGCAccttttattttggttttgcatctcTTCAGCACAGTTAGTAGAAAAATTGGGGGGAGGATAACATGAAGTTTAAGTGACTTCCCATCTTTATAATTCAAGAGCAAACTGGATCACTTGTTGCTCATGCATGATGCAGCAGAACTTTAGAGATACTATAATTTGTGGGTTGTCCCAAAGAACGGCAGACGTTTTTAAAAACATAGAACACTGAAGCAATATGAACCTGTTGAGAATAGTCTGCCAActtaaagaacaaacaaaaaaataacaaTAGAACAGACATTCCAGCCCTGGAGGGATTGTGTTCACATTGCTTGTTGATGTAATGTTTAATTATGAAATGCAGGGATATAGCTTAAGAAGACTGAGGCACTTGGGATTGCTTTCTGTTGCTCTGACACATTTACATAAAACCCCAGCTTTTCTGTTCTCTTTCCTTCATCCAGtgttcttctttcctttttggaGATGAGAAATTTTTCATCACATTTACCAAGAATTAGTGGAATCACGGCCTGGTGAACAAGAGGCAACTGAATTGTCCATCGTGAACAACCTGTGTAAGGGAGGTTGTGCTCCGTGAACAAAGAACAATAGTAAGTTCTGTCTGTGAGAAATGGGGCAGCAGGAGATATTGGTGGAAATCTCTTCCAAATGGTTGCTTCTCCAATTTGGGTACCACTGGGCTTGAAAAAAGGAGAGATAGCAGCATAGAATAAAGTTCAACATTAATGGCAAATTTTGTCTGTTGAGCAGCACATTTGTTGACCATGGAAAGGGAATGAGGCAGAATTTAGAAAATGAGAAATGACTGAGGGGATGTTTTGAACAATGCAAAAATGTTTCATTGTCCTTTAAGACCATTTATAACCTGCCATATACTGAGCCAGGCCCTTGCTCCAGCAAGGTCAGTGTTGCTAGCGCAGTCTGGCAGGAGCTTGCCACAGCCTCAGACTggggtgtttttccccccaggttTTTTACCTGGAGATTGCAGGGAGCAAaccaggatcttctgcatgcaaagcatgtgctctaccactgagccttCCCTGCTTAAAGCGGATCACAGTAACCAAGATGCAGACAATAAAATACATACAGTACGAATCTGTTGCATTATATTTAATGACATCCATATGGGAATATGTCATGAAGCTCTGCAATGGTCCTTTGCTAGAATTGTTAATAGTATTCTTAAGCTAACACAAACATTGTAGAAACAGGTCACCAAGTCTGTATTCTGTTAACAAGTTCAACCAATCTGATAGCTTTCACTACGCATTCACAAAATTTGCTCTATGTACTTAGGGTACATAAgtactgctgccttccacccgcccctgctgcctccccctcccccgcaagcacttacagtggctcaaactctccaggagagtttgaaaaccactgtttaaATGGATAAGTGGTTAGGGTTCTTCCATTTTTATATATCACCATGGCAACCGCTTCAGCgactgcccactgcctctgtgagctttagaatggctgtttaggtcccaaaaaagctacttctggtttccctagggcagagttattcaaactgtgcggcgcggctctttagggaggcggcaggaactcaaaagggaggcgtgggatgtcctcttgcagcgatacagtcacaccccagGGCAGAAgacgagcctgtcttctgcccgtcgtctgtgCTTttgttggcaaagggggggggggggagaagcacacacttcacttggccaggagcagaaaaagggtactgtttttaaagtgatttattaatcttgttgtttgactgaagaggagaggcttttttcaaagtgatgaatcttgctatttgaagggaatacttatcagtcattgatgaagtgattgccagcccaatcctagccacactttcctgggagtaagccccattgactctaatgggacttacttctgagtagacatgcataggcttgagctgtgcatcacctagtataggagacaaatcagcttcctaaccaaacccttatcagctctgatatattttcatggtctatttttgttttccccaccagctgctgggaataatttaatgaaattaaattaatCAAGGGTTCAATGCTATCCAAGGAGAATAGGAGAAATGACTAGCTGGATTGGAGTCCACAGGGGTGTgcgtgtgtaatgttggtcagactggttgttcatttgataaaacaattctattggtatgcttacaaagttttaaaaagtgagtcctcctggaccaggcaaaatctacctactccagcatcctgtctccaacagtgatcagcagctgatcatttataaagcatgtatattgctgtgtattaataatatatttttaaggtctgcatttaattaatgatatgattaatataattagtaTTAATATAgtcaatatatatttaatattatattataataaatataatattatggtattatatttaatatatttaatatagttataagaacataagaacagcccctctggatcaggccataggcccatctagtccagcttcctgtatctcacagcggcccaccaaatgccccagggagcacaccagataacaagagacctcatcctggtgctctcccctacatctggcattctgacatagcccatttctaaaatcaggaggttgcacatgcacagcatggcttgtaacccgtaatggatttttcctccagaaacttgtccaatccccttttaaaggcgtctaggccagacgccatcaccacatcctgtggcaatgagttccacagacctaccacacgctgagtaaagaaatattttcttttgtctgttctaactctccgaacactcaattttagcaaatgttccctggttctggtgttatatgagagtgtaaagagcatctccctatccactctgtccatcccctgcataattttgtatgtctcaatcatgtcacccctcaggtgcctcttttctaggctgaagaggcccaaacgctgtagcctttcctcataaggaaggtgccccagccttagTCTTagactaatcatcttagtcgctctcttttgcaccttttccatttccactatgtcttttttgagatgcagcgaccagaactgaacacaatactccaggtgtggccttaccatcaatttgtacaacggtattataatattagccgttttgttctcaataccttttctaatagtcccaagcatagaattggccttcttcactgctgccacagacagctcagaacccatcagcctatatgtaaagttttgatattttgccccaatgtgcatgaccttacacttactgacattgaagcgcatctgccattttgctgcccattctgccagtctggagagatccttctggagctcctccagAATTCTGGCCACTtactgtttaatgatgtcacttccagccctcaggaacatgatgggaagtcatggccaacagccacgggggtcaagggagccactggctggaaaagtttgagtaccactaccCTAGGGGAGGCCCTCTCTGGGTCGCAGAatgctttaaaaggcataaaaatgtcacccCCAATttcccaccagatccagaaccttGCATTGGGCCTcccggcccaacacagagcttctcAACTTTGTGCCAGCACAATAGCCAATGCAAACttcagtagtcccattgtgggccTGCACCATtaccaaggggacaaatgtccccttctccctgctGCCTGATGTGcttaggatacagtggtcaccattttggtgctactgctcCTCTTAgtgctaggcagctcaggattgggctgttagttatttaCAGAACAATcatgtccatcccccccccccccacatgcagtgGAGTCAAAATTGAAATATCCACTATGTGGAGAGAAAAACAATGTCCAATATCTGAGCAATATCCTGCTGACCTAAATGGTAATGACTTTGGAAAAGAAATTCAACTTTTACCCTAAGCTGTtgtaggcatccttcagtcttggaagactatggtattgcgctctgaatggtggttctggaacagagtgtcctctccagagcgtgaagcctgggtaaagtagatatggaggatagactgttatccatgcagcaaatcccccctctccacgtcgctgaaatggtccaatgggaaggcagaagccaatatggttggttccagcggcgtcacaggagttgccagaacgtgactgtgttcagccatgaactgcctcaggactccagctccagattttgccttgaggttgactcctgaaggctcttccataactggatgtagccacaaggcagtggaggtttgggatcagagttttccttcactccaatgagctgccttcccaggctaacgagtcccatcttgtcacctcttatgacaaatacagctaaactgagggcctattcttatccccagccccaggggaatgtaaagcggagtgatcacgtcctgcctctgctaaagcggaagtggagcttgagcgctctgctttcactttcactgctgcagggagccctaccaAACGTTCGCACcggctccctgcaccctgaggaggctgcaggagggttgggtaagtgcacccaagcccatgcagccccctgagtggtgtgatcctgggggtcatgccgctgcctcctccctgcctccaggctgcccccaccccttaagggggcagaggccagggcccacaggcttgAAAAACCCTGCATTTAAGGATTAATTCACACTGATACAGTAATGCTATGATGAAAGTAAGTATTATTCATTATACATCTACATTTCCCAACAATACATAATATgtagatcataatttctacaaattgcaatatataaaactatgtaggtttacacaaaatgtgagtgcTAGTCCTTACACAATGTATGCAAGCATTTTCTGAGATCTCAGGAAATGTCCAGCTCCCTGGTCCTCTTTTTGACCCAGGGCCCAGGTATGATatcccccctgcaccctccttccaTGGGCCCTGTACAGTGTTGTATGTAGATGAAGGAAGAACTAAATCATACTGTAAGTTTCCAAATCTTAGCAAAGGGGAGTATCCAACATTGAAAAAGGCACCTCTAGAAGAGGTGTGGCTTCTATAAATTGTAACTTTTCCTTTCAATTGAAAGAGACAGTTGCTTGCCAGAGGGCATTTTCATGGCACTATTTGAAAAGGAGTTCTTATTTGTACCGTGCTGCCAAAGATCCCTTCAGAATTAGCAAGACAATTTCAATACAGATGTGTATCCAATAGGTTCCTTAGTGTGGAAAGCGCTTGTTTTACATTACTGTTTTCTCTTCTTTCCATTCAAGGTCCAAAGTGCTACAAGACCATGAAGAGGAATCAAACACATGTGACAGAATTTATCCTGATTGGGTTTTCCATGTTTCCAGATCTGcagccttttctttttgttacaTTCTTCATCTTATATATACTAACTTTGATGGGAAATGCGCTGATAATGACAGTCATCGGGTATGATCGGAGCCTCCACGTCCCCATGTACATCTTCCTTTTTGCTTTGTCTGTTTCTGAGACGTTTTACggttttgttgttgttcccaAAATGTTGGTGAATTTGGTATCAGATAGTAAAACAATCTCCTTTGCTGGATGTACAGCACAAATGATTTTCTTCCTTGGACTGGGTGCTACAAACTGTCTCATTCTAACAATCATGGGCTATGACCGATTCCTAGCTATATGCTATCCCTTGTGTTACCCAGTCCTCATGAATGTGAGGGTGATTGCATGGCTTATAGCTGTTTCAGGGGTTGGGGGATTTCTGATCTCTCTGTCTGAAGCAGCTATGGTCTTTAGTTTGCCCTATTGTAGCTCCAACACTATCAACCACTTCCTGTGCCATATGTTGTCAGTGGCTAAATTAGCTTGCAGTGATGATAACACTGCTCAAGTAATAATCTCTGTTTTCCCTACTGCAGTCTTAGCGACCAGCATCCTGTTAATTATGTTAACATACATCTTTATCATCAATACCATCCTGCACTTTCCCTCCACGGAGAGCCGACAGAAAGTATTCTCGACCTGTGCCtcccacctcactgtggtgaTTGTGCACTATGGGTTTGCCGCTGTCGCCTGCTTCAAGTCAAGTATCATGGATGCCTTAGGCAATGACACTCTGATGTCAGTACCCTATACTATAATTACTCCATTTCTCAGTCCTATAATATTTACCTTGAGAAACAAGGACATCAAAGTTGCTGTAAAGAAACTATTCAACCCAAAAATACTTTCCTCAAAGATATGAAAATGTTAAATGCACACAGTGACTGTAAAGACATTCAACTTGAACTAACACTTTGTGAGAGTTCTTTTCCCCATACCTCTGTAAGTTTCCTAACACATGGCTTCATTGCTGCTGTTTGGTGTCTCATTAGGCTATATGATTTTCTCTATCTGTTCCAGGGAGTACTTTTGCTACAATGTGCTTCAGAAATACTGCAGGAAATGGGTTTCCTCCCTCTTCTCTCACCAAAAATAGAGGTTGTGTGGGTGGAGAAGCAACATGAGAAAAGGGACAGAAGAACCCTTGCAATTAGGCAGCGGCAGACTTCCCTAGCCCTGCGTCCGGGGGCAAAGGTTCACGATGGCACCCCTACGGGCTGTCGCTGCCCCCCTGCACCAAAATCCACCcttcccactcacctgaggctaaTGGAGCCTCATGAGACCCAGGACTGCGTCGGGGAAACCTCTCGGAgtttccccaacgctataaactgtgcttccaggaaaccagaagcacagtttctgaccccatcaggagcctcaaagaggcttccactgGGTCCTAGAGCATTTGTCCCATCTAATACAATGTGAGTGAGGTCCACAACTGCAATTAGATATGTGTCTCCATGAACCCAAATTGAGCAGATGCCTTCTACACTGGATCACTGTTAGGCATTCTTTTTTCCGGCATTACCAACACCTCTCACGTATTCTTCTGATAAGGAATCACAGTCATCTCTGATAGTCAACCCACAAGTGCATAGAACACAGTTTTATTCACTTAGAGTAAACAACTTTATCTAGATGTATGCAATCTCATACATACTTCTTGGAAGTAAGAGCTGCTGAAGGCActgggagtagacatgcatgagatCGTGCAGTTAATTATATTGTCCTCCTCATACTGCAGTTATATAGTGTTTTCTATATATCTATTTGGTTATGGTTAACAGTATTACCATTTAAACAACTGGATTATTTTTCATGCATACATTACTGgatgtatttttaaattgctcATATGCAAGTTACTGTTTGATGGGAGACTGGAATGTAGTGGTGTCCCCACAAAGGGataaaaaatctgaaaaagagaTTAAAAATATTCAAGTGAAAttgcagaaaacatttttttacttggTAGAGGCTTTAGGGGTGGTGGACGTTTGGCTACAGATGAATGGAAGGAGTTTACttattattcagaaagacacagatcattttcaagaatgGATATGTTTTGGGTGACAAAGAATCTAGCAGTTAAAACCTCTAAAACAGAAATGTTAGTGAAAACTCTTTCAGAACATAACCCAGTAACTATGGCAATTAAGAAGAAATCTACAACATACAGATGGAGATTGAATGAGTCATTGTTGCAAAAGGAGGGTATAATAAAACAAGCTAAGCAGAAATTAAAGGAATTTTTTCAGTTGAAGATGAACAAAGGGATAGAGTCAAGAATAGTTTGGAATGTGAGTAGAGCCTTTATGAGAATATACTTTgaatggaaaagagagagacaaaACAAGTTTCAGAAGATTGAagaggaaatttaaaaaaaagaatataagTTGATAAAAACTCCAAATGATAAAAAAATTCCAGATTCCAttaatgtttagaagaagaagtaagtcTAGTATTGCTAGATACAATGAATGGTATTTTACAGACTGGAAAAATTGCCTGCCCACTCGCCTGCTGCTTCTTTTCCCTTGTTCATGCTGcctgtcccctcctgccttgccaaagTCAGACACTTCCCTCCCTGTTGTCTGTCCATGCTTGGTGCTCCCTCTGAGGAGGGAATCAGGAGtcatgatgtgaatgggggggggggtcagctgcAGTGGGTTTCATAAGGAAAcaatcactttctgcactgctgcactcactcgaATAAGAGCAAAGCTTTCACATCAATGAAATCAAAAGGATGGTTGAAGTGAAAGAATTTCATCAAGTCGCTATGGGTGGCAGATGGGATGGAAACATCTGGACAGTTTTCAatgagagctccaacacacacacacacactcacacacacacacacacacacacacacagaccaccAGTACCTCTGTATTCTCTGCAGAGTCACAACTGACTCACAGGTTGACCCACTTTCTCAACAGATGCTGACTTGAGACAGAGTGATTCTGTTGTGAGGTCCGCAGCAAACttcaaaaacaaactttaaaagtaaagttgaaaacaaattcggtaggcaagaatggtgatcatctgcaagtttttatttcattgccagcaacgggcctctcagggactccttatCCAAAGCATGGAGCAaagagagctatgtgggaactctcagtgcctccagaaaATAGCAATGTTTCAATGTGAATCCTTGGtttatataggattctggctcctttgtttgaaaaatctcactgtcattggctaggggttcatgacatcagaaatggaagcTTTCCCGGgattggctacaatcctacaggCATTTGATTGGTCAGTCTCAAATTACATTTTCCTTTTTATGGGAAAAGCCTGGTGAACAAGAGGCGACTGAATTGTCCATCGTGAACAACCTGTGTAAGGGAGATTGTGCTCCGTGAACAAAGAACAATAGTAAGTTCTGTCTGTGAGAAATGGGGCAGCAGGAGATATTGGTGGAAATCTCTTCCAAAGGGGTTGCTTCTCCAATTTGGGTAGCACTtggctcagtggtgtcactagggttcgtgtcacctggtacaggatgccagcgcatcacctcccatgtagtgggcgcaGCAACACCCCagttggtgggcgtggtgatataccatcactctgcccccactagttttttggttctaccttttgatagaacaaagatagaacacattctgcatgaaattacgcattgattgatatataacatgctggtattattcctccaaactgtgattttagtgattttggtcacctaCTGTTAGCTTTTAGtaggcagaaagcagatcagtgcaggttgcatctaaagcagcctggagggaggtggtAGCAGTGGCTGACTTGGATTGAAGGGTACCCAAATCTACCCCCCTCTCACCATCCCACAATTCGCCACTAATTATtcgccatttagttatttgatttttctctgtaaaccgctttgtgaacatttagttgaaaagcggtatataaatactgttgttgttgttgttgttgttgttgttattaatgcAACTTATGCCACCTTGCCTAATGGATAGGCTGCCCCTGAACTCTGCCATGAGATAGACCATGCTAATAGGCAAAGTGTTCAGCCACTGCAGGACAGCACCACAATTACAGAATAATTTTCACATTGTTCTACTGCTCCGCTGTGGTCTGGTCGCATCAACcca is a window from the Tiliqua scincoides isolate rTilSci1 chromosome 2, rTilSci1.hap2, whole genome shotgun sequence genome containing:
- the LOC136638869 gene encoding olfactory receptor 10X1-like, giving the protein MKRNQTHVTEFILIGFSMFPDLQPFLFVTFFILYILTLMGNALIMTVIGYDRSLHVPMYIFLFALSVSETFYGFVVVPKMLVNLVSDSKTISFAGCTAQMIFFLGLGATNCLILTIMGYDRFLAICYPLCYPVLMNVRVIAWLIAVSGVGGFLISLSEAAMVFSLPYCSSNTINHFLCHMLSVAKLACSDDNTAQVIISVFPTAVLATSILLIMLTYIFIINTILHFPSTESRQKVFSTCASHLTVVIVHYGFAAVACFKSSIMDALGNDTLMSVPYTIITPFLSPIIFTLRNKDIKVAVKKLFNPKILSSKI